In the genome of Desertibacillus haloalkaliphilus, one region contains:
- the yabG gene encoding sporulation peptidase YabG has protein sequence MKLNIGDIVARKSYNYDLLFRIVNINEGEAELYGEDVRLIADAPIGDLKLIDDQERKKRRKQEKEKEENCYRLFNQEYRLLQQRNEYEVSSGYASGRPYFEMRGRVLHIDGDPLYLKKCTELYGKLGVPVYGVHIQEKEMPHQITSLLEMVRPDILVITGHDAYMKARGSSDDIKSYRNSKHFAETVRTARKIVPQLDHLVIFAGACQSHFESILKSGANFASSPERVNIHALDPVYIVAKISLTPFMDRVGVWDVLRNTITGEKGIGGIETRGVLRRGMPIKKYDDE, from the coding sequence ATGAAACTAAACATCGGTGATATCGTTGCTAGAAAATCGTATAATTACGATTTGCTATTTCGTATTGTTAACATTAATGAAGGTGAGGCCGAGTTATACGGTGAAGATGTTCGATTAATCGCCGATGCTCCGATCGGTGATTTAAAACTCATTGATGACCAAGAGCGTAAGAAACGCCGCAAACAAGAAAAGGAAAAGGAAGAGAATTGCTACCGGTTGTTTAACCAGGAATACCGGCTCTTGCAGCAACGCAATGAATATGAAGTATCTTCAGGGTATGCGAGTGGCCGCCCGTATTTTGAAATGAGAGGGCGTGTCTTGCATATTGATGGTGATCCTCTTTACTTAAAGAAGTGCACAGAACTCTACGGTAAGCTTGGTGTCCCCGTTTATGGCGTCCATATCCAGGAGAAAGAGATGCCGCACCAAATCACATCATTATTAGAAATGGTTCGACCAGATATCCTGGTCATAACCGGTCATGACGCTTATATGAAGGCACGAGGGAGTTCAGATGATATCAAGTCATACCGCAATTCTAAGCATTTTGCTGAGACGGTTAGAACGGCCAGAAAGATTGTGCCACAGCTTGATCACTTAGTGATCTTTGCAGGTGCTTGCCAATCTCATTTTGAGTCGATATTGAAGTCGGGAGCAAACTTTGCTAGCTCACCTGAACGCGTCAATATTCATGCGCTTGATCCTGTTTATATCGTTGCTAAAATTAGTTTAACTCCTTTTATGGACCGGGTGGGAGTTTGGGATGTGCTTCGAAATACAATTACTGGCGAAAAGGGAATTGGCGGTATTGAGACTCGTGGAGTTTTACGGCGTGGCATGCCGATAAAAAAGTATGATGATGAGTGA
- a CDS encoding AbrB/MazE/SpoVT family DNA-binding domain-containing protein has product MKSTGIVRKVDELGRVVIPIELRRTLDIAEKDALEIYVDNDRIILKKYKPNMTCQITGEVSDENISLGDGKIVLSPSGAQELMNELQDYVAKSK; this is encoded by the coding sequence ATGAAATCTACTGGTATTGTAAGAAAGGTCGATGAATTAGGACGTGTCGTTATTCCAATTGAGCTTCGCCGCACATTAGATATTGCTGAAAAGGATGCACTAGAAATCTATGTCGATAATGATCGAATTATTTTAAAGAAATACAAACCAAACATGACGTGCCAAATTACAGGCGAAGTCTCAGATGAAAACATTTCACTAGGGGATGGGAAGATTGTATTAAGCCCATCTGGTGCTCAAGAACTTATGAATGAATTACAAGACTATGTAGCGAAAAGCAAATAA
- the metG gene encoding methionine--tRNA ligase, whose amino-acid sequence MAPENKTFYITTPIYYPSDKLHIGHAYTTVAGDAMARYKRLRGYDVMYLTGTDEHGQKIQKKAEEKGQTPQAFVDEVVSGIQNLWNKLDISYDEFIRTTEDRHKKIVEQIFERLLEQGDIYLDEYEGSYCTPCESFYTELQLDEGKCPDCGRDVERVREESYFFRMSKYADRLLQFYEENPEFIQPESRKNEMINNFIKPGLEDLAVSRTSFEWGVKVPSNPKHVVYVWIDALSNYITALGYGTEDATKYEKFWPADVHLVGKEIVRFHTIYWPIMLMALDLPLPKKVFGHGWLLMKDGKMSKSKGNVVDPVPLIDRYGLDALRYYLLREVPFGSDGVFTPESFVERVNYDLANDLGNLLNRTVAMVTKYFDGKLPAYVKDGTPFDAPLVELVEATVEKVENAMEDMEFSVALTAIWQLVSRTNKYIDETQPWVLAKNEDEREKLGTVMYHLAESLRHISIIIQPFMTETPAKIWEQLGIERQHTTWESLKVFASLPTGTAVTKGEPIFPRLDVEEEVANIINDMGGTVIGQEDQEEESEIEAPEVDEITIDDFTKVDLRVAEVIEAEPVKKANKLLKLQLDLGYEKRQVVSGIAKHYKPEELVGKKVICVSNLKPVKLRGELSQGMVLAASTDDQLTLATVADALPNGSQVK is encoded by the coding sequence ATGGCACCTGAAAACAAAACGTTTTATATTACAACACCAATTTATTATCCGAGTGATAAGCTCCATATTGGTCATGCCTATACAACTGTTGCTGGCGATGCGATGGCACGTTATAAACGTCTACGCGGCTACGATGTCATGTATTTAACAGGTACTGATGAGCATGGACAAAAAATTCAAAAGAAGGCTGAGGAGAAAGGTCAAACACCTCAGGCGTTTGTTGATGAAGTTGTTAGTGGTATTCAGAACCTTTGGAACAAACTTGATATTAGTTATGATGAATTTATTCGCACGACAGAAGACCGTCATAAAAAAATTGTCGAACAAATTTTTGAACGTTTACTCGAACAAGGAGATATTTACCTTGATGAGTATGAAGGCTCATATTGTACACCGTGTGAGTCATTTTATACTGAACTTCAGCTTGATGAAGGGAAGTGCCCTGACTGTGGCCGTGATGTTGAACGTGTTCGCGAGGAGTCGTATTTCTTCCGTATGAGTAAATATGCCGATCGTTTACTGCAATTTTACGAGGAGAATCCTGAATTTATCCAGCCTGAATCACGTAAAAATGAAATGATCAACAACTTCATTAAACCAGGCTTAGAAGATTTAGCTGTTTCACGAACATCTTTTGAGTGGGGAGTAAAAGTCCCAAGTAACCCGAAACATGTCGTCTATGTTTGGATTGATGCCTTATCAAATTACATAACTGCCCTTGGCTATGGAACGGAAGATGCCACTAAATATGAAAAATTCTGGCCGGCAGATGTTCATTTAGTAGGTAAGGAAATCGTGCGCTTCCATACGATTTACTGGCCAATTATGCTAATGGCACTCGACTTGCCATTACCAAAGAAAGTGTTTGGGCATGGTTGGTTACTGATGAAAGACGGAAAAATGTCGAAATCAAAAGGGAATGTTGTCGATCCAGTTCCATTAATCGACCGCTATGGTTTAGATGCACTTCGATATTATTTACTTCGTGAAGTTCCGTTTGGATCTGACGGTGTATTTACACCAGAAAGTTTCGTGGAGCGTGTGAACTATGATTTAGCAAATGATTTAGGTAACCTTCTCAATCGAACAGTGGCAATGGTTACAAAATATTTTGATGGCAAGCTTCCAGCCTACGTCAAAGACGGGACACCTTTTGATGCACCTCTTGTTGAACTTGTTGAAGCGACAGTGGAAAAAGTCGAAAATGCGATGGAAGATATGGAGTTTTCAGTAGCGTTGACAGCGATTTGGCAGCTAGTTAGCCGTACAAATAAGTACATTGATGAGACGCAACCATGGGTGCTTGCTAAAAATGAAGACGAACGTGAAAAGCTAGGAACCGTCATGTACCATTTAGCTGAGTCTCTTCGTCATATTTCGATCATCATTCAGCCGTTTATGACAGAAACTCCGGCAAAGATTTGGGAACAACTTGGTATTGAACGGCAACATACAACATGGGAGTCATTAAAAGTATTTGCTAGTCTGCCTACAGGAACAGCTGTTACAAAGGGTGAACCAATCTTCCCGCGTCTAGATGTAGAAGAGGAAGTTGCCAATATCATCAACGATATGGGTGGAACGGTGATTGGACAAGAAGATCAAGAGGAAGAAAGTGAAATTGAAGCACCAGAAGTTGATGAAATTACCATTGATGACTTTACGAAGGTTGATTTGCGGGTAGCGGAAGTAATTGAAGCGGAGCCAGTGAAAAAGGCAAATAAACTACTTAAGTTACAGCTTGACCTTGGCTATGAAAAGCGTCAAGTTGTCTCTGGAATTGCCAAGCACTACAAGCCTGAGGAGTTAGTTGGTAAAAAGGTTATTTGTGTATCAAATCTAAAACCTGTTAAATTACGTGGAGAGTTATCACAAGGTATGGTGCTTGCTGCTTCTACTGATGACCAATTAACATTAGCAACAGTGGCAGATGCATTACCGAATGGTTCACAAGTCAAGTAA
- a CDS encoding RNA-guided endonuclease InsQ/TnpB family protein encodes MSTEKQFGVEKEVLKLGSKQEYLALRKLVHLSKNMYNVGLYSIRQHFFNTKKYLSYSKNYHECKDNENYKLMGSAAAQQTLKKVDKNFKSFFGLLKKKSKDARIPKYLEKYGVFELSYPQFKLQDDGTFNVPMSPYFKKENGSIIVRFPTNLDPSTIAEIRIIPRYNAHYFEIEYVYKIKELEEYNLNENEALSIDLGIDNFCSVVDTLGNSFIIDGKRIKSVNQWYNKENKRLQSIKDKQHINHLTKRQVCLLKKRNNILRDYLNRTTHHIIKHCLDNGIGKLVVGHNKEWKKNSNMGKKSNQRFVQIPHSQLIQKLEALCERYGITSIKQEESYTSKASFLDNDDIPSFDEEKKETHTFSGKRVKRGLYKTMKNIYVNADINAAANILRKSKHNIEFDKVCRGLLAAPMRIKLV; translated from the coding sequence ATGTCTACTGAGAAGCAATTTGGAGTTGAAAAAGAAGTTTTAAAATTAGGATCAAAACAAGAGTATCTTGCTTTACGAAAACTCGTTCATTTGAGTAAAAACATGTACAATGTTGGCTTGTATTCAATACGCCAGCACTTCTTTAATACCAAAAAATATCTCAGTTACTCAAAAAACTATCATGAGTGCAAAGATAATGAGAATTACAAATTAATGGGTTCAGCAGCAGCTCAACAAACATTGAAGAAAGTTGACAAGAACTTCAAAAGTTTCTTTGGTTTGCTTAAAAAGAAATCTAAAGATGCGAGAATCCCAAAGTATCTAGAAAAATATGGTGTTTTTGAATTGAGTTACCCTCAATTCAAGTTACAAGACGATGGTACATTTAATGTTCCTATGTCACCATATTTTAAAAAGGAAAATGGAAGTATTATTGTTCGTTTTCCTACAAATTTAGACCCTTCAACAATAGCTGAAATTCGTATCATTCCAAGATATAACGCACATTATTTTGAGATTGAATACGTGTACAAAATCAAAGAGTTAGAAGAATACAATTTAAATGAAAACGAGGCACTTTCCATCGATTTAGGTATCGATAATTTTTGTTCTGTCGTTGATACGTTAGGCAACTCTTTCATTATTGATGGAAAGCGTATTAAATCTGTTAACCAATGGTACAACAAAGAAAATAAACGATTACAATCCATTAAAGATAAACAACACATCAACCACTTAACAAAGCGTCAGGTTTGTTTATTGAAAAAACGAAACAACATTTTACGCGATTATCTAAATAGAACAACTCATCACATTATCAAGCATTGCTTGGATAATGGAATCGGTAAATTAGTTGTCGGTCACAATAAAGAGTGGAAGAAAAATTCTAATATGGGCAAAAAATCAAATCAACGTTTCGTACAAATACCACATAGTCAACTCATTCAAAAACTAGAAGCCCTGTGTGAACGTTATGGCATAACGTCCATCAAACAAGAAGAATCGTATACATCTAAAGCCAGTTTTCTAGATAATGATGATATACCATCATTTGATGAAGAGAAAAAAGAAACACACACTTTCTCTGGAAAGCGTGTGAAACGTGGCTTGTATAAAACTATGAAAAATATATACGTTAACGCAGATATTAACGCTGCGGCTAATATTTTGCGTAAAAGTAAGCATAATATCGAATTCGATAAAGTGTGTAGGGGGCTTTTGGCAGCCCCAATGAGAATAAAATTGGTTTAA
- a CDS encoding small, acid-soluble spore protein, alpha/beta type — protein sequence MSRRRGIMSERFKEELAKDLGFYDTVQKEGWGGIRARDAGNMVKRAVEMAEEQLSRQQK from the coding sequence ATGAGCAGACGACGCGGGATCATGTCAGAGCGCTTTAAGGAAGAGTTGGCGAAAGACCTCGGCTTCTATGATACTGTTCAAAAGGAAGGCTGGGGAGGCATCCGTGCTCGTGATGCTGGAAATATGGTGAAACGAGCAGTTGAAATGGCCGAAGAACAACTTTCTAGACAACAAAAATAA
- the rnmV gene encoding ribonuclease M5, translating to MKIKEIIVVEGRDDTVAIKRAVDADTLETNGSAVGAAVIERIRLAQQRRGVIILTDPDYPGERIRHIVSQAIPGCKHAFLPKYEAVSKKGDDLGVENATPEAIKAALSHVKEEFVAVESDVFWQDLVYLGLIGGKKAKSRRERLGEILKIGYTNGKQLHKRLVMFQISKAEFTEAIKQVLEEEENE from the coding sequence ATGAAAATTAAAGAAATTATTGTCGTGGAAGGACGCGATGATACAGTAGCGATAAAGCGAGCGGTTGATGCTGATACGTTGGAGACAAATGGATCAGCTGTTGGAGCGGCAGTCATTGAAAGAATTCGCCTTGCTCAACAACGTCGTGGAGTCATTATTCTGACTGATCCAGATTATCCAGGTGAGCGTATTCGCCACATCGTTAGCCAAGCTATCCCAGGCTGTAAACATGCATTTTTGCCAAAGTATGAAGCGGTCTCAAAAAAAGGTGATGATTTAGGCGTTGAAAATGCGACGCCTGAAGCGATCAAAGCCGCATTGAGCCATGTGAAAGAGGAATTTGTCGCGGTAGAGTCAGATGTTTTTTGGCAAGACCTCGTTTATTTAGGCTTAATTGGTGGCAAAAAAGCAAAAAGTAGGCGAGAGAGGCTTGGGGAAATCCTTAAAATTGGGTATACAAATGGAAAGCAACTTCACAAACGGTTAGTCATGTTTCAAATTAGTAAAGCTGAATTTACAGAGGCAATCAAGCAAGTGTTAGAGGAGGAAGAAAATGAATAA
- a CDS encoding TatD family hydrolase: protein MLFDTHVHLNADQFKEDASEVIERANAEGVSHMVVVGFDTETIKGAIKLAETYEFIYAAVGWHPVDAIDMTDADLEWIEELASHPKVVAIGEMGLDYHWDKSPKDVQKEVFRKQIRLAKKVNMPIIIHDREAHQDIVTILKEENAEEVGGIMHCFGGSLEIAKQCMDMNFYISFGGPVTFKNAKKPKEVAKEIPLDRLLIETDCPFLAPHPYRGKRNEPAYVKLIAEQIAELKEVSYEQLSKQTMENAKKLFSIS from the coding sequence ATGTTATTTGATACACATGTTCATTTGAATGCTGACCAATTTAAAGAAGATGCGAGTGAAGTGATTGAGAGAGCCAATGCAGAAGGTGTTTCTCATATGGTTGTTGTCGGATTTGATACGGAGACAATTAAAGGAGCGATAAAGCTCGCTGAGACGTATGAATTTATCTATGCTGCTGTCGGCTGGCACCCAGTTGATGCAATCGATATGACTGATGCTGATCTTGAGTGGATTGAGGAGTTAGCAAGCCACCCGAAAGTTGTTGCTATTGGAGAGATGGGGCTTGATTACCATTGGGATAAGTCACCTAAAGACGTTCAAAAAGAAGTTTTTCGAAAACAAATTCGCCTCGCTAAAAAAGTAAATATGCCAATTATTATCCATGATCGTGAGGCTCACCAAGATATTGTAACGATCTTAAAAGAAGAAAATGCCGAGGAAGTTGGCGGGATTATGCACTGTTTTGGCGGTAGTCTTGAAATTGCCAAACAATGCATGGATATGAACTTTTATATTTCATTTGGTGGGCCTGTGACGTTTAAAAATGCGAAAAAACCAAAAGAAGTGGCAAAGGAAATTCCACTTGATCGCCTATTAATCGAAACGGACTGTCCATTTTTAGCGCCGCATCCATATCGAGGTAAGCGCAATGAGCCTGCGTATGTGAAGTTAATTGCTGAGCAGATTGCAGAACTGAAAGAGGTTAGCTACGAACAGCTTTCAAAGCAAACCATGGAAAATGCAAAAAAACTATTTTCCATAAGCTGA
- a CDS encoding G5 and 3D domain-containing protein — protein sequence MTPNMNKSFSDMNTGKRLIMSIISLMVVVAVISYSVYETTKATVTITVDGEETVVKTHANTVAELMMDHDFVVEDHDVIEPSLDTELTGNMVITWTPAKQVFVTNNGTEESVWTTATNVEELIDQLDITVAEHDKVSPSLTTDITNDMNITYESAFEITLDNGGEEQAVWTTSTTVADFLDQEEISLGELDRVEPTEDEQVTSDLEKVSVVRVEKVTDIVEEATDYATVTRKDDSLESGNEQVVQSGEEGQVKKHFEVVLENGEEVSRELVKTETVKESTDRIVAVGTRPSAASVSRSSSPSSSSSGANGQTLTVTATAYTANCSGCSGITATGVNLNQNRNQKVIAVDPNVIPLGTRVHVEGYGEAVAADTGGAIKGNKIDVHVPTKTDARNWGRKQVTVTILD from the coding sequence ATGACACCGAACATGAATAAATCTTTTTCCGATATGAATACTGGGAAAAGGTTGATCATGTCTATCATTAGTCTTATGGTTGTCGTTGCAGTTATCTCATATTCAGTATATGAAACGACAAAAGCAACGGTTACAATTACCGTTGATGGGGAAGAGACTGTAGTAAAAACTCATGCTAACACAGTAGCAGAGTTGATGATGGACCATGATTTCGTCGTAGAAGACCATGATGTTATTGAACCGTCGTTAGATACAGAATTGACGGGGAATATGGTTATCACTTGGACACCTGCAAAACAAGTCTTTGTAACGAACAATGGAACAGAAGAATCAGTTTGGACAACAGCAACAAACGTAGAAGAATTAATAGATCAATTAGACATAACAGTGGCTGAACATGATAAAGTTAGTCCTAGCCTAACGACAGATATCACAAACGATATGAATATTACCTATGAATCTGCTTTTGAAATCACACTAGACAACGGCGGTGAAGAGCAGGCCGTCTGGACGACATCGACGACTGTCGCTGACTTTTTAGATCAAGAAGAGATTTCTTTAGGCGAGCTTGACCGAGTTGAGCCTACTGAAGATGAACAAGTAACGAGCGATCTTGAAAAGGTTAGTGTCGTGCGCGTTGAAAAAGTAACTGATATTGTTGAGGAAGCGACTGATTATGCAACGGTTACCCGTAAAGATGATTCACTAGAAAGTGGGAATGAACAGGTTGTACAGTCAGGTGAAGAGGGACAAGTGAAGAAGCATTTTGAAGTTGTCCTTGAAAACGGTGAAGAAGTATCGAGAGAATTAGTGAAAACAGAAACGGTAAAGGAAAGTACTGATCGTATTGTAGCGGTTGGCACGAGACCATCAGCGGCATCAGTGTCTCGTAGTTCAAGCCCGTCAAGCTCAAGTAGTGGAGCGAATGGGCAAACGCTAACGGTTACCGCTACAGCCTATACAGCGAATTGTAGTGGGTGCAGTGGCATCACGGCGACCGGCGTTAACCTTAACCAAAACCGTAACCAAAAAGTGATTGCGGTTGACCCTAATGTCATTCCACTAGGTACGAGAGTGCATGTGGAAGGCTATGGTGAAGCTGTTGCAGCAGACACTGGCGGTGCAATCAAAGGGAATAAAATTGATGTTCACGTACCGACAAAGACCGATGCTCGTAACTGGGGACGCAAGCAAGTCACAGTAACAATTTTAGATTAA
- the rsmA gene encoding 16S rRNA (adenine(1518)-N(6)/adenine(1519)-N(6))-dimethyltransferase RsmA gives MNKDIATPLRTRAILEKYKFNFKKSLGQNFLIDTNILDKIVDYAGVTESSGVIEIGPGIGALTEQLAKRAEKVVSFEIDQRLLPVLKDTLSLYDNIDIIHSDVLKANVKEVIRDSFEPGQDLMVVANLPYYVTTPILMKLLEEKLPIRGIVVMIQKEVADRISAKPGTKAYGSLSIAAQYYATAESVLTVPKTVFVPQPNVDSAVLRLTLRDEPPVAVDDEELFFNVVRASFAQRRKTILNNLVHNLDYGDKEILESALKASEIDPRRRGETLSIAEFARISNTLLAQGK, from the coding sequence ATGAATAAAGACATCGCAACACCGCTTCGAACGAGAGCAATACTCGAAAAGTATAAGTTTAATTTTAAAAAGAGTTTAGGCCAAAATTTTTTAATTGATACAAACATCCTCGATAAAATTGTTGATTATGCTGGGGTTACTGAGTCTTCAGGAGTGATTGAAATTGGACCAGGAATCGGTGCATTGACTGAACAGCTTGCCAAACGTGCTGAAAAAGTCGTCTCGTTTGAAATCGATCAGCGGCTATTACCAGTGTTGAAGGATACACTATCTCTATATGATAACATTGATATTATCCATAGTGATGTGCTAAAGGCCAATGTGAAAGAAGTGATTAGGGATTCTTTTGAACCTGGGCAAGATCTCATGGTTGTCGCCAATCTTCCTTACTATGTGACGACACCGATCCTAATGAAACTGCTTGAGGAAAAATTGCCGATTCGAGGCATTGTTGTCATGATTCAAAAGGAAGTTGCGGACCGGATTAGTGCGAAGCCTGGAACAAAAGCTTATGGTTCACTATCGATTGCAGCACAATATTACGCAACCGCTGAGAGCGTCTTAACTGTACCGAAAACTGTTTTTGTCCCGCAGCCAAATGTGGACTCTGCGGTGTTGAGGTTAACGCTTCGGGATGAACCACCGGTAGCTGTTGATGATGAGGAACTGTTTTTTAATGTCGTTCGTGCAAGCTTTGCACAACGTCGAAAAACGATTTTAAATAACCTCGTACATAACCTAGACTATGGTGACAAGGAGATCTTAGAGTCTGCTCTAAAGGCAAGTGAGATCGATCCTCGTCGACGTGGAGAGACGTTATCGATTGCTGAGTTTGCTCGTATAAGTAATACACTTTTAGCACAAGGAAAATAA
- the rsmI gene encoding 16S rRNA (cytidine(1402)-2'-O)-methyltransferase, with translation MWQQSSYSDQSGKGVLYLVPTPVGNLEDMTYRAIRTLQEVDLIAAEDTRQTRKLCNHFEIQTKLVSYHEHNKEASGEKLLQHLRDGHDIALVSDAGMPAVSDPGYELVVSCLQEELAVVPLPGANAALPAIVASGLPTDQFLFYGFLHRQKKQKNEELEHLKSIEVPIIFYESPHRLKETLQLIEKAFGNRQISVTRELSKKHEEFIRGSISEVIEWCEVGQVKGEFCFVVAGASGDEQQEENWWQDLTIIQHVEHYLSLKMSSKDAIKQVARERKLPKREVYATYHKD, from the coding sequence CCGTTGGCAATTTAGAGGATATGACCTACCGAGCGATTCGGACGTTACAAGAAGTTGATCTGATTGCTGCCGAAGATACGAGGCAAACGCGTAAACTTTGTAATCACTTTGAGATTCAGACAAAGCTTGTGAGTTATCACGAGCATAATAAGGAAGCGAGTGGAGAAAAGCTACTCCAACATTTGCGAGACGGCCATGATATTGCCTTAGTTAGTGATGCAGGCATGCCAGCGGTTTCAGACCCGGGATATGAACTTGTTGTTTCTTGTCTTCAAGAAGAGCTTGCCGTTGTTCCATTACCTGGTGCGAATGCTGCATTACCGGCCATCGTTGCTTCCGGTTTGCCGACGGATCAGTTTTTATTTTATGGCTTTCTCCACCGCCAGAAAAAACAAAAAAACGAAGAGCTTGAGCATCTGAAGTCGATTGAAGTGCCGATCATTTTTTATGAGTCCCCTCATCGTTTAAAAGAGACGCTGCAGCTGATCGAAAAGGCCTTTGGAAATCGACAAATATCAGTTACGAGGGAGTTGTCGAAAAAACATGAAGAGTTTATTCGTGGTTCCATCAGTGAAGTTATTGAGTGGTGTGAAGTTGGCCAAGTAAAAGGCGAATTTTGTTTTGTTGTCGCTGGGGCTTCTGGTGATGAACAACAAGAAGAGAATTGGTGGCAAGACCTAACAATCATACAGCATGTTGAGCATTACCTATCATTGAAGATGAGTTCAAAAGACGCAATTAAGCAAGTCGCGCGTGAACGGAAATTGCCAAAGCGTGAGGTTTATGCAACATATCATAAAGATTAG
- the veg gene encoding biofilm formation stimulator Veg translates to MGKTLVDIKRALDANVGKRITIKANGGRRKTIERSGFLEETYPSVFIVKLDEQQNAFERVSYSYADVLTETVELTVCEEEAGVTLEQ, encoded by the coding sequence ATGGGAAAAACATTGGTTGATATTAAGCGTGCCTTGGATGCTAACGTTGGAAAGCGAATTACAATTAAAGCAAATGGCGGGCGTCGAAAAACGATTGAGCGGTCAGGTTTTCTTGAAGAAACATACCCTTCAGTATTCATTGTGAAGTTAGATGAACAACAAAATGCATTTGAACGCGTATCTTATAGTTATGCAGATGTTCTGACAGAAACAGTTGAATTAACTGTTTGTGAGGAAGAGGCAGGAGTTACTCTAGAACAGTAG